TTGAGTCTCCTGTCATATATGAATAAAAACAAGTTTGTGCATGAAAAGGATAaacataaggggaaaaaaatgtctatTTACCATAGTTTGTtgtcatgttaacaattactttcccaattttatttgtttaacaATAAATTTCTGGTAACAACAGATGCCATTATTTTACCGTAAATGTAATGggttttttctttgcttttagagTGTACCTCTGTGGTCACATCAATCTCAGTGTTATAAGCATTTGCTGGTTGATTATTCCAAACCTTTTATATTTGTCTTTGACATTGCTGAGCTCATCCCTGGTCCTCTGCAGCTCCGACTCCAGACTTTCAATGCAGACCACTGTCTGTAACAAGTTCTGATGAAGATCTGAATTCTCCTCCTGTAGCACCCTGAGCACACAGTATAATGCTTCTGTTTGcaatgaaaattatttttgaaagaatgaaatgaaattgCATCCCTATTGTTCGCTCATTGGCTGACAATGACGGCtatagatgtcaaatccattttaactgggagggatggaagTGATGTGTATTATTTTCGATGGCACCAGATGGTTTGACTCaatcactgccatccctcccatttaaaatatatttgacGTCTATGAAAGCCACTGAGTAAAAATGTCACTGTGGACGGTTTTAGTGATGATCTTTATATGAAGATATACATGCACCAAACCATTACCACATgaaaattagaaaaatatattcatACTCACTTAAGTTGTTCACCATCAAACAGTCTGTCCTATGATGTGATGGTAGAGAAAATATTAAGTTACATTAGATAACACAAtacattatttttatattttagttCATTAATTTAACTCTATGGCTGGTTGGAATAAATATTGATTACATAATCTTACATAAGATTACTATGCCATCAGTGATGAAAATGTTAACAGCCAGAGTCGATTTAAAATGACTCAACAAATTTGATAAAAAGCTGAGCACGAAAACCATCCAGCTGTCGCTTTTAGTCCGACACAACCCCTTTAGACTACTTGGTGAGCTTTGCACATCTTGCTTCATTTCTACAGTGACATGAAAGATTTACTATTCATCGTGATTTGTGACAGAGCTGGTCGTTACTATTCAGTCTTTACAAATCGATTTCTTATTTTCCGCAAGCCAAAATGTTTAAGAACAAAAAGATCCATAAAATGTCCTGTGACTTATacacacagaaaaaaatctgtgtttAGGCGATTAATTACATACAAAAGGCATGAAGTAAGCAATTATTGTGATGTCAAAGTTTCCCTTCAAACCATTGAGCTTTGCTGCATTGGTGGGGTATGACTCAGCGCGTGTGGTATTTCACACTTCCCTCACAGTGACTCAGCTGCATTGCCTCTGCAGGAGAACAGCGACTCCATTTGCTGTGTGCATAAACCTCCCCCATTTCCCGTGAGGCCTTTATCAACTTTACTATCTTCTCATTTTATAATTagaataattaatcacacaggGACTtcaaatttatttgtgtgacacATGAGATGCTAAGAATGCAGGATAATGACATAATTGTAAATACTATAGTGGAGGTGTGCAACGTGCAAAGTCATTTGTGTTTCAGTGTTATAACACACCTAAATTCATTTTCATGTGAtcttttttttatagaaatggTCTTGTTATGTAACATGTAAAAGCATTATTTGATTTCAATTTTCTGACTTGAATTAACCTCTTAATTCTTATTATAAGTCATGCCATGAAATTGCAACTGTTTATACCAGtggttttcaaatattttacagaaagtaCCACCTCAAAAGATACTTGGATTCTGAGTACCACCATGATGGAACCCGAAAATATGCTAGTTTagtagaaaaaacattgttttgtttttttttataagcgACAGTTTGAACATTAACACTCTTCACTCCATCCATCCTCCTTTTTGTATTTATCTCCTCAGGGGTCGCCACAGCAAAACAGTCGATTTGCAAATAGATTTggtacaccattttttttttttttttatgctggatGCATTTCCTGACGCAACCCACAAGcagtagagttgtccaatattataggatagccgataatatcgaccgataatacattttaaaatgatatcggataatatcgacatcggtatTTCATTATCGGTTAGTGAACGTATAAGCCTTCTACCTTTGTGCAATGGCTGGTCATTGCTTAGCACAGCAGCTAtgattattgaccattagatgtctccaaactaagatgcttgggatttgttgtgtgagcagaccattataTCAAATTGGCATGGGCATCACAATAAAATTAGCCATAATTTCTTAAGTcaacgaccgcatatatcgatATCGGCTTGATATCGGAATTGGATTTTTTGAGATGGACAATATCGGAATATGGGTTATCGGTTAAAAGGTCGGACACCTCTAACAAGCAGGAATCAAACCCAGGCCTCTGAAATTCCATCAGGGCATGCAGACCACTGAACTACTACCTTGGCAATGGGCACTGCTCTcagttttagaaaaaaaaaaatactgaaattgCAACATACTTAAGGATTTACCTAAATGGTTTTGCACCCATGGATGTTGTTACTCGGCATTTGAAAATGAACAGTTTCAATTTGAAAAACTGTAGTTTaagttgaatgaatgaatgaatgaatgaatgaatgaatgaatgaatgaatgaatgaatgaatgaatgtcaggTGAACTGTACTTGATTAATGCAAGGTAGTGGATTGAAATAAGTTGTTTGAAAATTTAATTTAGTCAATCTTTTGCGTACCACTTGAGGGAACCCGGGTACCCTAGTTGTACCAGTAGCACACTTTGAGAATCAATGGTTTATACCTTATCATACATTTGATTCACAAACGGAAGAACTGAATTGGACTCACTCTGCATTGTTTGGAGGTCCCCACATGCACTGAGTGATGTCGCACACTCTGCTCTGAACTGTGACTGGTAGTGGTGGAGGTGGTGTCACGGGTCCTGGGTGAGTCTGATTTACTGGATGAAGACTCTGAACCGAGGCCCATTCTTGCACCCGGAGCAGTTGGAGGTGGTGAGGTGTTTGGTCGTCGCTGGCTTGCACTTGTGTgcacatatttaggctgtggctGAGGGCAGTTCTGGGTATGTGGACTGGAGAAGGCATGGGTCTGCTGCTTCCGGTGGTGCCGCAGTTTGGGTTGGTTTAGTTCAGGGCTGGTGCTGGTTCCATCGGTAAGCTGCGAGCCACATCGGCCATACCTGTCCTCTGACAAAGAGCCACCAATGGGTGACAGCCTCTTGCCTTTACGGCTTCGTCCATGGGTAGCATTGCGATTGGGGTCATACTGAGGAGGTGGGGGGCTACCCTGGTGGTTTCTAGCAGCATATGAAATCAATTTATCTGAATTGGAGCCATCTGACTGTTTTCGCGAGACAGCACATACTGTTTTTTCCTgcctgttttgttgttgtttacgaCACTGTTCCCTCTCGGAGCCAGAGCTTTTCCTATGCTTTTTAGGTGGGAGCTCAGGTTTGACTGGGTCGAGTGTCAGGTCTGGTGCACAAGGCTTGCTGGTGactttattgttgacacccagCAGAGTGAGATGAGACGGACTTATCACTTGTTTTGTTATCTCATCCAGGAAAGCTGAGAATTGCAGCTTTCCCTGAAAGAAATCTGCCTTGGCTTGCTCCACCTCAGCTTGGTTGATCACTTTTCCTTTCTGCCCACTGGGATCCTGTCGTTTGGGAACTCTTGGTGATATCACTTCCATCGATTTAGCTTTGCGTATGTCGACATTAGGCTCCTTATTCTTTAGGATTCCTTTGCTGGGAAGCTGACTTGATGACACTGCTCTCTTTGGTCCTCGAGAATCTCCTAAAAGAAGGTCTTCATCACTGAAAGTCAGGCTTCGATTTAAACGAGAGGTCTTGTACAATTGCTCGGTATTTTGTGCCGTGAATTGTTTTCTGCCATTATGGCCTTCGTTAGCCTTCAGGAGGCCCTCCTCACTTCTGCTATGACTTCGGTCAAGGGATGAAAAAACACTTCTGCCTCGCTGTTGTGTGCTGCCATGTATAGAACCACCATTGCTGCCATGCGTGACCGTGGCAAAGACAATAGGCTCACTGTTCTCGTCTTCCCGAAATTCCCGGCGTACATCCGCAATATTTGAGCAGGACAAAGAATGTTGTGGACGTTCTGCATGGCGGAGAGAGAAGGGATCATTTCCACTTGCCTCTGTAAACCAGGACGATGAGGAGACAGAAGAAGCGGATGAGGAAAGAGAAGAGGATGAAGCTCGAGATAGTGTTACAGGAGTATTGTGGTTGTACAGTATTTCATCTTCTTCGTTGTGGGGATTTTGATGCATTTGATGGTGATGGCGGATGCCATTTTGAGGGTCGTGGAGATAGTGACCATGGAGAGGGTGATATTGGTGCCCTTGGTTTTCTTCTGAATTTATATCACTGTCATGAAACAGTGTAAACCTGTGACACAAACACATAGTGaatttcaacatactgtacttca
This Corythoichthys intestinalis isolate RoL2023-P3 chromosome 11, ASM3026506v1, whole genome shotgun sequence DNA region includes the following protein-coding sequences:
- the si:ch211-276i12.4 gene encoding uncharacterized protein si:ch211-276i12.4 — translated: MEKFFRPVHSPSDPAEMKLRKHHHHLHREDPDSHRFTLFHDSDINSEENQGHQYHPLHGHYLHDPQNGIRHHHQMHQNPHNEEDEILYNHNTPVTLSRASSSSLSSSASSVSSSSWFTEASGNDPFSLRHAERPQHSLSCSNIADVRREFREDENSEPIVFATVTHGSNGGSIHGSTQQRGRSVFSSLDRSHSRSEEGLLKANEGHNGRKQFTAQNTEQLYKTSRLNRSLTFSDEDLLLGDSRGPKRAVSSSQLPSKGILKNKEPNVDIRKAKSMEVISPRVPKRQDPSGQKGKVINQAEVEQAKADFFQGKLQFSAFLDEITKQVISPSHLTLLGVNNKVTSKPCAPDLTLDPVKPELPPKKHRKSSGSEREQCRKQQQNRQEKTVCAVSRKQSDGSNSDKLISYAARNHQGSPPPPQYDPNRNATHGRSRKGKRLSPIGGSLSEDRYGRCGSQLTDGTSTSPELNQPKLRHHRKQQTHAFSSPHTQNCPQPQPKYVHTSASQRRPNTSPPPTAPGARMGLGSESSSSKSDSPRTRDTTSTTTSHSSEQSVRHHSVHVGTSKQCRDRLFDGEQLKVLQEENSDLHQNLLQTVVCIESLESELQRTRDELSNVKDKYKSLLESHTGTRQANNMLGENLHIASESISSERKYLLTRVTQLTSELEDAHRTIAALENINLPCLIKDLLAKHFNSSEAVQKFLTPTTVDSLSASSPPSIKTPHTPKSEETGYKWLTESETATAFVPFKQEAPKTGVQVSLQRPQSSNSPPFSVEDISTTIYQKILANYTAKPQNYQQQSALSVKHNESPLKPQQLHSAEHLDEKGELLVTLLEQDAVEVDSVSAQQILDEFLQQLHTRERVGEGKEQDK